CCCTCCCATCCGGACCATGACGTGGCCGTGAGGCAGATGAGCGGTTTCGGCGGGATACTCAGCTTTGAAATCGACGGCGATTTCGACCGGACCAAGCGCTTCATGGATCAGCTTGAAACGATCAAACTGGCCACCAGCCTGGGCGGGGTGACCAGCCTGGCCAATCAGCCCATCACCAACACCCACGTTGCTCTCAGCCCGGAAAACCGTGCCAAAGCCGGCGTCAGCGAAAGCCTGGTCCGTTTGTCGGTGGGCATCGAAGATGCCGGCGTACTGATCCGCGACCTCGAAAGGGCACTGGCTGCGATCTGAATGCAAGCTCCTGCGACCTTTGAAATGTAAAATTCGAAACACTCAAACCGGGTTGGAAAAAAGAAGGTGACCGATGGTCCGTGAAAACGGTTACGTGAAGTCGGGGAGCGGGCGTTTGGAGGTCAGATGGTACGGTCCGGATCCCGGCGAAGCCACCACGCTGGTGTTCCTGCACGAAGGACTGGGTTGCGCCGCCATGTGGCGCGATTTTCCTTCCGACCTGGCGGCAGCCACCGGTTGCGGCGCGCTGGTTTACAGCCGCCTGGGCTACGGCCGGTCCGATGCCTGTGACCTGCCAAGGCCCTTGCGTTTCATGCACCACGAAGGGCAGACCGTGCTGCCCGAACTGCTGGAAAAGACCGGGGTGAGGGATTGCATATTGATTGGGCACTCGGACGGCGGATCCATCGCCATCATTCACGCCGGCAACGGCCCTGAGGTGCGCCTGCGGGGGCTCGTCACCATGGCGGCCCACGTGTTCTGTGAATCCCTGACCATCCAGTCCATTCAGGCCGCCAGGAAAAATTACCTGGAGGGGGACCTGCGCGAGAAGCTGAAAAAATACCACGGCCGCAACGTTGACTGCGCCTTCTGGGGGTGGAACGATGCCTGGCTGCACCCCGATTTCAAAAAGTGGAATATCGAGGCGTTTCTTCCGGGTATCAACGCACCCCTGTTGGCCATTCAAGGAAAGGAGGATCCTTACGGGACGCCGGCACAGGTGGAAGCGATTGTGGGTCAGGCCGGCGGACCGGCAGACCCGCTGATGCTGGACGCCTGCGGCCACGCCCCCCACCGCGACCGCCCCAATGCCACCCTCCGGGCAATGAGCAATTTCATTCGAAAGATAAAAGCGTAATGATCATCGTGGATGATTATTGCAGTTTTATCTTTTTCACGCAGTGAAAGACACTTTTTAAATCAGAAACCGCTTGGGCATGTCGTGCTTTTGAAGATCCAACCGGTTTTCAATCTCGGCAGATTTTATTCGGGAAAATATCCAGGCGGATTCTGGTTTAAAAAGGCCAGAAGGCGTTGTCGTGCCAGATAGCCTCGGTGATTTCCCTGTCGATTTTGGCCAGGTATTCGAGGTGCCCGGTCTCCCATTCGGCCAGCCATGTATAAAGGGCTTTCTCTTCAGGCTCTGCGGTCTGTTCGGCCCTTTGTGAATACAGCTTTATGGCTCGCTCCTCCATACCCATGGCGGCGGATACGGCAGCGGATTCGAAGCTTGCGGCGGCGATGCCTGCCTTCAGTTCATCGGTCAGCACGGCGGCGGCGACCTGTTCCTGGCTGCCGTCCAGGGCGCGTGGTTGAAATCTGCCGGTTTTTTTATAGGCCTTGTACTGCTCGGAAAGCATTTCCACGTGGCTTCCTTCATCCGCGGCCATCCTGGTGAAAAAATCCTTCACGACCTGCTTTTCGGCGCCGTCGGCCGCTTTTTCGTAGAAGGCCTTGCCGCGGATTTCCAGCAGCAGGGCGCTTTTGAGAATTTCCAGGGGTTTTGATTCGGACATTTGACCTCCCTTTACGTGTCAGAAACCGTTCGTTCGGAACCGTCCATCTTTTCCGAACATGTCAAACACCGTTGCCGTTGTCAAACCCGATTGTATGCGAAGGCCCCGTTTAAATCAAATCTAAATTGAGCGCTCAATGTCGGGGCGAAGAAAAATGGTGCCCGGGAGTCCGATAGGGCACCTTCTGCTGTCTGTTCAACCGGGCGATTCATACAATAACCTGACAAATTAGCTCTGTTCTTGATAATTTTGTAGGGAACCATTATGAAAACTCTGATAAATCCGTCTTTGCCATGTCATGCTCTGAAAAATCGATCAAATTGTACGACAGGGTCTGGACCAAGCTGAAACAATGATGTTCAGGCAGGGAAAAGGATGATTACCGTATTTTCTGAAAAACATCACTTGCAGTTCGGCCAGTACGAACTGATCGACGGCAAGCTAGTGACTCCTTTCGAGTGCCCGCAGCGGATGGACGCCATCATGCAGCGAATCGCCGATGTAAATCTCGGCGACGTCATCGAACCGCAGGCGTTCGGCCTCGAGCCCGTTACCGGGATACACACGGAAGCGTTTGTGGAATTCATGCGCACCGCCCATGACAAGTGGCGGGAGCGCCACGGCGATTCCGATGCCCTGCCGATCTGCTGGCCCACGCGAACGCTGCGGCAAAAATGTCCCAAGGAGATCGACGGACTACTCAGCTACTACTCCTTCGATGCCGGGACGCCCATCACCGCCGGCACCTGGGGGGCGATCACCGCTTCGGTCGACGTTGCCTTGACAGGGGCAGATCTGATTCGCAGGGGGGAGTCCAGCGTGTTTTCCGCCTGCCGGCCGCCGGGGCACCACGCGTCGGCCGAGGTCTACGGCGGGTACTGCTTTTTCAACAACGCCGCCGTGGCCGTCCAGGCGCTTATCGACGGCGGGGCGGAGCGGGTGGCCCTTCTGGACATCGACTATCACCATGGCAACGGGAGCCAGGCAATTTTTTATGATCGGGACGATGTTCTCTATGTGTCCCTGCATGGCGACCCCCGTCAGGAGTTTCCCTTTTTCCTGGGATATGGCGACGAAACCGGCCGGGGTGCGGGCAGAGGCTTTACCTGCAACTACCCCATGCCCTGGGGGACGGAGTGGAAGGATTACGGCGAGGCCCTTGACAGGGGCCTCGCCCGGATCCGGGCGTTTTCTCCGGACATCCTTGTCGTTTCCCTGGGCGTGGACACGTTCGAAAAAGACCCCATTTCAAAATTCAAATTGAAAAGCGACCGGTTTCAAACCGTCGGGGAAAAGATCGCCAGAGAAACCGACCGCCCTTGTTTGTTCATTATGGAGGGCGGGTATGCCGTGGAGGAGATCGGCATCAATGTGGTCAATGTACTGACAGGCTACTTGAATGCCTGAAATTTGAAACGCTCAACTTAGGCGAAAGGAAACGAGCATCATGCCGGAAACGGAGACCGTCAAAATAGCCCTGGTGCAGATGCCCTGCTCGAAAGAGCGCGAGGAAAATTGCCGGAAAGCTTTCGAACAGGTGCAAAAGGCCGCGGATAAGGGGGCCGAAATCGTCTGCCTTCAAGAGCTGTTTTCAGGACAGTACTTTTGTCAAAAGGAGGAATTTTCACCTTTTGACGATGCGGAAGCAATCCCCGGACCGTTGACCGACAGGCTTTCATCCCTGGCGGCCGAGACAGGCGTGGTACTCATCGCTTCCGTGTTCGAGCAGCGGCGGCGGGGATTGTATCACAACACCACCGTCGTGTTCGAAACCGACGGGCGGCTTCTGGGAAAGTACAGAAAAATGCACATCCCCGACGATCCGGGATACTACGAAAAATTTTATTTCACACCGGGTGATCTGGGCTACGTGGTGTTCGAAACCAGCGTGGCCTCCGTCGGCGTGCTGGTTTGCTGGGACCAGTGGTTTCCAGAGGCCGCACGCATACTGGCCCTGAAAGGCGCACAGATCATTTTTTGCCCCACGGCCATCGGGTGGGCGCTTGGCGATCCATCCGAAACCAGCCGTCGGGCCGAGGAGAACCGCCGGGAACAATTGGCCGCCTGGATCGATATCCAACGCAGCCACGCCATCGCCAACGGCGTGTTCATTGCTGCTGTCAACCGTGTCGGCACCGAGGGCGGCATCGAATTCTGGGGCAACAGTTTCGTTTGCAATCCCATAGGCAGGATTACGGCTGCAGCCGATGCCTCGCCCGCAACGCTTTTAGACGACTGCGATTTGGGGCAGATAGACTACTATCGGCAGCGGTGGCCGCTGCTGCGGGACCGCCGCATCGAAACCTATGCGGAGATCATGCAGCGCTGTATCGACTGAAGGGGACTGCAGCACCTCCCACCGATGGCTCATTGAATTAGCGGACAGTAATCAGTAATTCCCACAGTGGTAGCGGGCATGATGGTTCCCAGGATTCTTTGCTGGATCCAGGCAGGAAAAACAAGGCATAAAGATCCGGCAACCTGGAAGGGTCAGGGCACCCCTTGCGACGTTGCCGCCGCCTTGTGCAGCAGGACCGTCAGGGGCAGCGTCGTAAGGGCCACCAGGCCCAGCACGATGGTTGCGGCTCCAAGCCCGAAAGTGTCGCCGAACATTCCGAGAGCCGGAGGGCACACGGCGGCAGCCGAGATGATGACCGTGTAAAAAAGGCCGAAAGCGCGTGGAACGTGGCTTGGAGAAACAAAATCGGCAACCGAACCGTAAAGCACCGACGAGGTTCCGTGCAGGGCAAGCCCCAGAAGCGGCAGGAATGGCAGCACCGCAGGCAGGGGCATGGCGTAAAGATAAAGGATTCCCAATCCGCTCAGCGCCTCGGTGGCGACGATGGAGGGGATGACGCCGATCCTTTCGGCCAAGACGCCGCAGAGAAACTTTCCCAGGGCACCGCCGATGTAAAGCAGGGCTAGGGCCAGACCGGCTTTTTCCATGGGCATGCTTTTCTCTATCAGCAAAAAGGGTAGAAAAGTGATCAGGGCCGCACGTACGGCCGTGTCTATGAATCCGATTCCGGATAAAAAAACGAAGGCCCTTTTGTTGATGATACCCCAACCACGGTTCCTGCACCGCTTGCCGCCGGGTTCGGTCTCTATTCCGCCGGCATGGCTGCTGCACAGCAGCCGGTAAAGGCATGCCGTCATAAGGAGGCCGAGGGCGCCGTAGCCGACGCACAGAGAACGCCAGTCGGTAACCATGAGCACAAACGCGGCCAAGGCCGGAAACAGAAACTTGCCCATGTCGCCGGTGAAGTTGTAGGTGCCCAAAACGATGCGTTGATTGCCGCGGGCATAGGCTTTGGAGATCATGGCGGCTGCCAGGGGGTGCTGGACGCCGGCCCCTAACCCACCTGCTACGAGAAGGGCGCCCAGGGCGTAAATATTGCCGGCAAAGCCGATCATGATGAAACAGGCGGCCGTGGCCACCGTCCCCAGGGTGAGCAGGATGCGTTCCCCATAGCGTTCCCCCAGAAAACCCGCAGGCACTTGAAAGAGCGCCGTGGCGCCTTCGAAGCAGGTGGTGACCAACCCCACCTGGGCGAGCGAAAGATCGAAGGCGATTTTCCAGAAAGGAAGCAGGACCGCCAGTCCGTCGGCGATGCTGTCGTGATAGACGTGGAAAAGGCCGCCGCTGATCAGCACGTTTCTCTGTCGGGATTTGGGTGTCGCCATGGTTGTGGTCTGTCAGTAAAATGGTTGATAAAAAATTACGGGTCTATAACCCCAAATAAGGCACAACGATTGCCGGGGCGGCATCACCCCTCGACCGGCAGGCTTTAACCTTGTTATTGGTTATAGGTCCGAAAAATTATACGCATAGCCGACTGCTATGTAGCGCAGGGATGTATCCCTGCCAAGGCATTTTCTATAGCGGTGGTCAGGTTTTAACAAGTTGGGCCGTGTTGCTTATACACGATTCAGGTTGCGGATAATCCAATTTATATCGGAACGAAGGTGTGGCAACCGGTATAAAGAAGCGGCTCTATGACCCCAAATAAGGCACAACGATTGCCGGGGCGGCATCACCCCTCGACCGGCAGGCTTTTACGTTGTTATTGGCTATAGGTCCGTAAAGAAATACTGGACCTGAAGGCGTCAATCCATTATACAGGTGTGCATACATTTGAACTGAGCCGCAACAGCGGATGCACGTCGCTGCGGAGAGTGTTTACCTCATCGTTGAAAAAAACTGAGGGTTTTAGAGTCAAGGTGCCTTACAGGGGATGCTATGCTGAGCAAAGATGATGTCAGACGACACGCCGCGTCTCTCGGTTTCGAGGATATCGGTTTTACCGGTGCGGAACCGTTTGACGATCAGAGGCGTATCCTTCAGGAAAGAATGGAGGGATATGCCTGGGCCTTGGAGATGGGTTTGGATCTTGTGGCCGGTACGGATCCCAGGAACATTCTGCCTGAGGCAAAAACGATAATTGTGCTGATGGAGGCCTATTTCCGGGAAGGGTTCCCGGCGGCCATGGAACGCCATTTCGGCAGATGCTACCTGGATGACGATCGTGTGCTCAAGGACCGTCTGGCGAGACGGATTAAATCCTTTCGTTCATTTTTGCGGGACAACGGCATCGACTCCAAGGTGCCCTTCAACCTCCCGCACCGGCTGGCGGCCGCAAGGGCCGGCATGGGGACCTTCGGAAAAAACTGCCTCTTTTATGCCAACAAGGTTGCCGGGCGCGGGTCCTGGGTGCTGCCGATTGCGGTGGTGGTTGACCAGGCCTTCGCGCCGGACGAGCCGACCATCGGTTTGGGGTGCCCCGACTGGTGCAGGAATGCCTGCATTACGGCCTGCCCCACCGGCGCCCTGAAAGGGTCGCGGCGCCTGGACCCACGCAAGTGCATCTCCTACCTGACCTACTACGGAAAAGGCATAACACCGCTTGAGCTGCGGGAACCGATGGGGCTTTGGGTGTACGGTTGCGACCGTTGCCAGAATGTCTGCCCCCGCAACGCAGCCTGGCTGGCCAGGAAACTGCCGCAAAACGCCAAGGTAGCCGCCATGCAGGGGGACTTTTCGCTTTCAAGGTTGCTGCATATGGATACCGCTTATTTTAATAAACTGATTTGGCCCCACATGTTCTACATGAACGCGAAGGAAATCTGGCGATGGCAGATGAATGCGGCCAGGGCGATGGGTAATTCGTTGGATGCCGGCTACCTGGTGGACCTGGAGCGGGCCGTCAGGGAAAATGCGGATGCCCGCGTTCGGGGCATGGCCGCCTGGGCCATGGGGCGCATCGGGGGAGCCGGGGCGAGAAAAGCGCTTGAAGGCTTTCTGCCGGAGGACGACCCGCAGGTGGAAAAAGAGATCATGCTGGCGCTCGACATGGTATGAAGGGAGGAACAACCCTCAGCGCTGGGGACAACCCAAACCGGATAAATCAAAATCTTTCGCAAAAAGGATGATTTCCATCTTATCATTGGAAGGGAATACGCCATGCAACACGAAGCCGTTCAGCTGCTGTCCGAATACCTGCAAATCGATACCACCAATCCGCCGGGGAATGAGCATAAAGGGGCGGCGTTTTTCAGCGAGATCTTCGAGAAGGAGGGGGTCGTCTGTCGACGGTACAAATCCGACCAGGGGCGAACCTCCCTCAGCGCGCGCATTCAGGGAAGCGGAGAAGAAGATCCCCTGATCCTGCTCAACCACATCGACGTGGTTCCGGCCGAAAAAGAGCAGTGGCATTTCGATCCTTTCGGCGGCGAAGTCAAAGACGGATTTGTCCACGGGCGGGGGGCGCTGGACATGAAGGGTCAGGGGATTATGGAATTGCTGGCTTTTTTAAGCGTTAAACGCAGCGGGAGGCAGCCGAACAGGGATCTTGTCTTTTTAGCGGTGGCGGACGAGGAATGCTCGGGCGTCAACGGGGCCGATTTTCTGCTGCAAAACCACCCCGACGATTTTACCGGCGGATTGGTTTTGAACGAAGGCGGCTTCGGGGTGAACAACCTGCTGCCGGATCGTCCCCTGTTTCTGATATCCACGGCCGAAAAAGCCTGCAACTGGATGGAAGTGAGTGCCCAGGGACCCCCCGGCCACGGCAGTGTTCCCCACGCGGACAACGCCCTGGAAAGGCTGATCAGGGGCTTGAACCGCCTGCAGGAAATGGAGAGTCCCATCATCATCACGGATACCGTCGCCGAATATTTCAGGCGGTTGGCGAACGTCTGGGACTTCTTGGAACCTTACAAGGCGGACGGCAAGCAGGACACGCTGATCAAGTGCCTTCTTGAAAGCGGTTTTTCAGAGGTGCCGCAGGTTTCGGCAATTCTCAGAAACACTGTCAGCACCAACGTGATAACGGCAGGTTCGAGCGTGAACGTCATACCCAGCCACGCGTCGGCCAAGTTGGACGTACGGCTGCTTCCCGGTCAGGACCCGGATGAATTCAGGGCCAGAGTCGTGGAGCGGTTGGGCGACGATCAACTTCAAACAACGTTTATCAACAAGGACCGCGCGTTGGCTTCCCCCTTCAACACACCGGCGTTCGAAGCTATAGAATCTGTATTCAGTCGTCATTTTCCGAGTGCCGTCGTGGCTCCTTCGGTTTTGTTCGGTTCTTCTGACTCGCGCTTTTTCCGGGAAAGGGGCATCACCAGCTACGGTGTCTTTCCGGTGCTCGTTGCCATGGAAGACATCCAGATGGTGCACGGCATCGACGAGAAAATATCGGTGGAAAACCTGGTTATGGGAACGGAATTTTTTACCGAGATTGTCGAGACGCTCTGCTGGTGAAGATGATAGATCCGTGTTTGAAGACCGGTGCAGCCGAGGCTTTCACGGCGACCCGCCGTTAATGCGGACAGGTACCGGTTATTCCCTGCAGGCCAGCATCGGGTACTTCACAAATGCGATGGAAGCGTCTTTGCCCTGCCGTTCTCTGGCCATGGCGATGGCGGATTCAACCGAGACGGCCGGTTCGAATCCGAGATGGCTGACCAGTTCAGGTTTCTGGGCCCCGGCGACGATCACGTGGCCAGCATGGCGCAGGCGCTTCAATGGGTGGGTGACCATGATGCCGTGCATGGGGTGAAAGCCGTGGCAGAAACGGTACTTGTAAATGTATTCCGGGCGGTTGGCAAAGTCGTCTTCAAAACGGTCGACAATCTGGTAAGGATCCCTGTAATGGGGCAGAATCCGATTCCATATCTCCCGGTGGGTCGGGTGATGATCATGGTTCCAGACATCGGGTACCGGGCTTGCCATAATGACCGTGCATCCCGGTTTTCCCATGGCTTCGATGACGCCGCCGAAATAACCGAGCCCGGTGGAAAGCATGGTGAGCATGGGGTTCATTATCGAAAAGGCGGCATAAGGACTCCAGTTGGGAATACCGTACAGGACGATGTCCGCCTTTTCCCCGATGATTTCCCTTCTGGGCTTGAGCTGCGACCGCATCAATTTCAGAGCCGCCTGCCGGCATTCATTGACACCCCCTGACCACACCTTGTGAACCTGCAAGGGGTTGGACAGGACCGTTTCCACTTTGTAAATCCTGTTTTTACCGAGTTTTTCTTCTATGAGCGCCCCCATTTCGTCGAGAATGGTGTGCATTTTGTTCTTGTTCATGGACATGGACATGCTGTCCGGAGTATGATGCCAGCGGATACAGCGGTATGAGGCCAGCCCCACGCAAATCGATTTCCAGCCCCCGTTGAAACCGCGCCACACCACCGTGTTGACATAAACGGTCAGGTCCGAATCTTCGATACACTTGTTGACTTCGACATCATAGCCATTGGGGGTCACACCGAGGTGCGTCAGGTTCCTGCCGTCTTCGGCGTCGTGACAGGTCAGGCGGTAGCCATACCGCTTCACAAGGTCTTCGCCGATGATTTTGGCCAACTCCATGCGGGTGAATTTCCGGTGAATCCCGCCGGCACTGACCAGCGTAATGTCCGCCGGCTTGACACCGCCTTTTTCGAGTTCCGCGATGACTTGTTTGATGGCGGGCTCCCAAACAGGGGCGAAGCAGGGCACCGTGGGGTCGTCGAAGGCGATGGTCACCTTGGCCCCGGGTTTGACCAGTTCGTGCAAAGGGGAACGACCCAGGGGGTTTTTAAGGGCGTTTCGGATCTCTCCTTCGATATCGTCGACCGGTTCGAGGGTTGTTGAGAGGCCCGGCGGGGCGCTGATCACATCCTCCGGAAGATTGACCGGGATCGTTTTGTCGCCAAAGATAATCTGCTCGTTCATCTTCAAACCCTCCCCTGTTTCAATTGGTAATGCCGAAAAGACGGCGTGCGTTAGCCGTTGTCGCGGCGGCCAGCGTTTCAATAGGTTCCTGCCTGACGTCCGCCAGCTTGAGGAGCACGGATTTAACAAAAGCCGGTTCATTGCGCCGGTTTTTGTTTTTTTGGGGCGCAGGGGTAAGATAAGGGGCATCGGTTTCAATCAGCAGACGGTTCAGGGGAATCCCGGGAACGAGTTCGCGCAGACGAGCTCCCCGGGCTTTGATGGTCACAATGCCGGTAATTCCGATGCAGAACCCCAAATCGAGGTAAGCTGACAGATCATCGGCGTCCCCGCTGAAACAGTGCACAACCCCTTTCCGTTCCGGGTTGGGATGGTTTGAGAGCAGTTCCAGAAATCTTCCACGGCTGTCGCGTTCATGAAAAATCAGCGGGATGCCCAATTGATCGGCTTCGATGAGCTGGCGCACAAACCACTTTTCCTGGTCTGCTTGCGGAGAATACATGCGGTTGAAGTCAAGCCCGATTTCGCCCCAGGCGCGCACTTCGACCGCTTGCGCCAGATGGCGCAAGCGACGGATCATGTCATCGCTGCAGCTTTGGGCATCGTGGGGGTGGACCCCCACCGAGGCGTATACACCGCTGTAGGACTGCGCCAGCTCCAGAGCCCTAAGAGAGCTTTTCAGATCGACGCCCACGGTCATCATCGATGTCACACCGGTTTTCCGAGCGTTCAGAATGGTGCTTTCCAGATCTCCTGCAAACGAGCGGTCGTCCAGGTGGCAATGGCTGTCAAACAGTTTCAATTGATTCATTGGAAACAGGCCTCAACTTGTAACCCATTTTTACAAGGGCGGTGATTGCTTGATCTTATCAACATCATTGGCTATTCGGCGTTTCTAATGTGAATAAATTAATTGTTTTTCACCATCGGGCCCTGTGATGGTGATGCAGAAAGAAACCATCGCCTTGTGAACATCCAATCCGCAACAAATAGGGTGCAAAACGGATACAATTTTGCTACTGTTTTTTTATGTCCTTGCTATCCTCCTTTATTTTACAAATTTTCATGCTCTGAGGTAGCGGATAGCTACGACATTTCAATATGATCCTTTGTTGTATGCTTCGTCGCGCGCTTGGGCATGAAAATTTAAGGAGAAAACGTTCGCATGTTAAAGCGCTTGAAGCATTGTCGTTAAAAGGGATCATCCGTATCTTGGTGCGTACCATTTCGGTTTAGTATTCACAATGTTTTATATTGCATTCATTATGAGTATATGATTATATCTCCTACCTTACAGATATAAAAAATATGGGGAAACAGATAAATAAAGGCAATAACCGGAGGTGAGCATGTTTAAAATTGTCAGACGCGAAGAGATGGCCGAGGGGACGGTCATATTGAACGAGATCGAAGCGCCGCTGATTGCCAAAAAAGCCAAACCGGGCCAATTCGTCATTCTAAAGGCCAATGAAACCGGTGAGCGTATTCCGCTGACCATGGCTGAGACGGATGTCGAAAAGGGCACCATCACCATTATCTATATGGTAGTCGGCAAATCGACAGCGCTTTTCAGGGACCTTAAGGTGGGAGATGGCTATCAGGACGTGATCGGGCCTTTGGGGAAAGCCACCCATCTGGAAAAGGTGGGCAAGGTGATCTGTGTAGGCGGCGGAACCGGTGTGGCCGTACTGCATCCCATCACCAGGGCACTTAAAGAGATCGGTAACGACGTTACCTGTATCATTGGTGCGCGGACCAAGGACCTTCTGATCCTGGAAGATCAGATGCGGGCCGCCTCCACCGATTTACGGGTATGTACTGACGACGGGACCTACGGGCATCATGGCTTTGTGACCGAGGTTATGAAGGAGGTGCTGGACAAGGGTGGCGTAAAACAGGTCGTGGCCATCGGTCCGGTTCCCATGATGAGGGCTGTCAGCAACATCACCAAAGAGTATGACGTGAAACTGCTCGTCAGCTTGAATCCAATCATGATTGACGGGACGGGCATGTGCGGCGGCTGCCGGGTAACCGTCGGCGGGAAAACCAAGTTCGCCTGTGTGGATGGCCCGGAATTCGACGGACACCAGGTCAACTTTGATGAATTGATGATGCGGCTGGGAGCGTATCTCGGAGATGAGAAAGAGAGCCACGAACACTACTGCAGAATCAGGGGTGAATGAAAACTTCTCATGTGTTTGGACGGCATATCATTCGAACCGGTGCAATAACGTCGGGTGCGTGCGGTGCTTTTTACAGCTGGCATGCATATTCAGGTGGAGGAAAAAATGGGAGAAGCGGTAGAAAAAAAACCAAAAAAGGAGAAGATTCCCAGGCAGTCCATGCCGGAACAGGAGCCCAAGGTCCGGGCCAGAAATTTCGACGAGGTACCCATGGGCCAGAGTCCCGAAGTGGCCATGAAGGAGGCGGCCAGATGCCTGCAGTGTAAAAAGCCTGCCTGCGTGGAAGGGTGCCCGGTGGGGGTCAACATCCCGGCCTTCATAAAAAAGATCAAAGAGGGCGATTTTACAGGCGCAATTACCGCCATCTGGGAAACCAATGCCCTTCCGGCGGTCTGCGGCCGTGTCTGCCCCCAGGAGCTTCAGTGTGAAGGCAATTGCATCCTCGGGAAAAAGGGAGATCCCGTGGCCATCGGGAACCTGGAGCGGTTTGCCGCCGATTATGAGCGCAAGCATAGAAAAGCCACCGCCCCCAAAAAAGCGGACCCCACCGGCAAGCGGGTTGCCGTGGTCGGTTCCGGTCCTTCGGGCCTGACCGTGGCCGGAGATCTGCTTCTCAAAGGACATGAAGTGACTATTTTCGAGGCCTTTCACAAGCCCGGCGGGGTGCTGGTATACGGTATTCCGGAATTCAGGCTGCCCAAGGAGATCGTGTTTTCCGAGGTGGCCGGCCTGGAGGAGCAGGGGGCTAAATTGGAGTGCAATGCCGTTGTCGGTCGATCCGTGACGGTGGATGAACTCTTCGAGGAAGGCTATGACGCCGTTTTCCTGGGCGTGGGCGCGGGCCTGCCCAGATTTTTAAACATACCCGGGGAAAACCTGATCGGCATCTTTTCGGCCAACGAATACCTCACCCGGTCCAATCTGATGAAGGCCTACCTGTTCCCCAAATACGACACGCCCGTCATTCGCGGTAAAAATGTCATCACCCTGGGGGCCGGCAACGTGGCCATGGACTCCGCCAGAACGGCACTACGGTTGGGAGCGGAAAGCTCGCGCATCGTTTACCGTCGCTCCAGGCAGGAAGTGCCGGCGCGGGCAGCGGAAGTGCATCATGCCGAGCAGGAGGGGGTTGAGTTTCATTTTCTGACGGCACCGACTAAATTTTTCGGCGACGACAAGGGCCGTGTTGTCGGTATGGAAGGGCTCAAGATGGAGCTGGGCGAACCCGATGCCTCGGGCAGACGGCGACCTATACCCATCGAAGGCTCAGAGTTCGAAATGGAATGCGACCTGGTCATCATTGCCGTGGGTGCCAACGCCAATCCGCTGCTGACCCGTTCCACCGAAGGGCTGGAATTGAACCAGTGGGGGTATATCATCACCGATGAGGCCACGGGTAAAACCTCTAAAAAGGGTGTCTGGGCCGGGGGCGACATCGTCACCGGGTCGGCCACCGTCATCCTGGCCATGGGAGCAGGGCGCCAGGCGGCCAACTCCATGCATGACTACCTGACATGGGGATGGTAAAATAATTTCGTCACGGGGCGACAGGTTTCAGCGCGGCTGCCCCGCTACAAAAAGGCCCGGCCCGGCGTGTAAGCCGGG
This window of the Deltaproteobacteria bacterium genome carries:
- a CDS encoding M20/M25/M40 family metallo-hydrolase — its product is MQHEAVQLLSEYLQIDTTNPPGNEHKGAAFFSEIFEKEGVVCRRYKSDQGRTSLSARIQGSGEEDPLILLNHIDVVPAEKEQWHFDPFGGEVKDGFVHGRGALDMKGQGIMELLAFLSVKRSGRQPNRDLVFLAVADEECSGVNGADFLLQNHPDDFTGGLVLNEGGFGVNNLLPDRPLFLISTAEKACNWMEVSAQGPPGHGSVPHADNALERLIRGLNRLQEMESPIIITDTVAEYFRRLANVWDFLEPYKADGKQDTLIKCLLESGFSEVPQVSAILRNTVSTNVITAGSSVNVIPSHASAKLDVRLLPGQDPDEFRARVVERLGDDQLQTTFINKDRALASPFNTPAFEAIESVFSRHFPSAVVAPSVLFGSSDSRFFRERGITSYGVFPVLVAMEDIQMVHGIDEKISVENLVMGTEFFTEIVETLCW
- a CDS encoding lactate racemase domain-containing protein, which codes for MNEQIIFGDKTIPVNLPEDVISAPPGLSTTLEPVDDIEGEIRNALKNPLGRSPLHELVKPGAKVTIAFDDPTVPCFAPVWEPAIKQVIAELEKGGVKPADITLVSAGGIHRKFTRMELAKIIGEDLVKRYGYRLTCHDAEDGRNLTHLGVTPNGYDVEVNKCIEDSDLTVYVNTVVWRGFNGGWKSICVGLASYRCIRWHHTPDSMSMSMNKNKMHTILDEMGALIEEKLGKNRIYKVETVLSNPLQVHKVWSGGVNECRQAALKLMRSQLKPRREIIGEKADIVLYGIPNWSPYAAFSIMNPMLTMLSTGLGYFGGVIEAMGKPGCTVIMASPVPDVWNHDHHPTHREIWNRILPHYRDPYQIVDRFEDDFANRPEYIYKYRFCHGFHPMHGIMVTHPLKRLRHAGHVIVAGAQKPELVSHLGFEPAVSVESAIAMARERQGKDASIAFVKYPMLACRE
- a CDS encoding TatD family hydrolase, producing MNQLKLFDSHCHLDDRSFAGDLESTILNARKTGVTSMMTVGVDLKSSLRALELAQSYSGVYASVGVHPHDAQSCSDDMIRRLRHLAQAVEVRAWGEIGLDFNRMYSPQADQEKWFVRQLIEADQLGIPLIFHERDSRGRFLELLSNHPNPERKGVVHCFSGDADDLSAYLDLGFCIGITGIVTIKARGARLRELVPGIPLNRLLIETDAPYLTPAPQKNKNRRNEPAFVKSVLLKLADVRQEPIETLAAATTANARRLFGITN
- a CDS encoding sulfide/dihydroorotate dehydrogenase-like FAD/NAD-binding protein, with the protein product MFKIVRREEMAEGTVILNEIEAPLIAKKAKPGQFVILKANETGERIPLTMAETDVEKGTITIIYMVVGKSTALFRDLKVGDGYQDVIGPLGKATHLEKVGKVICVGGGTGVAVLHPITRALKEIGNDVTCIIGARTKDLLILEDQMRAASTDLRVCTDDGTYGHHGFVTEVMKEVLDKGGVKQVVAIGPVPMMRAVSNITKEYDVKLLVSLNPIMIDGTGMCGGCRVTVGGKTKFACVDGPEFDGHQVNFDELMMRLGAYLGDEKESHEHYCRIRGE
- the gltA gene encoding NADPH-dependent glutamate synthase, which gives rise to MGEAVEKKPKKEKIPRQSMPEQEPKVRARNFDEVPMGQSPEVAMKEAARCLQCKKPACVEGCPVGVNIPAFIKKIKEGDFTGAITAIWETNALPAVCGRVCPQELQCEGNCILGKKGDPVAIGNLERFAADYERKHRKATAPKKADPTGKRVAVVGSGPSGLTVAGDLLLKGHEVTIFEAFHKPGGVLVYGIPEFRLPKEIVFSEVAGLEEQGAKLECNAVVGRSVTVDELFEEGYDAVFLGVGAGLPRFLNIPGENLIGIFSANEYLTRSNLMKAYLFPKYDTPVIRGKNVITLGAGNVAMDSARTALRLGAESSRIVYRRSRQEVPARAAEVHHAEQEGVEFHFLTAPTKFFGDDKGRVVGMEGLKMELGEPDASGRRRPIPIEGSEFEMECDLVIIAVGANANPLLTRSTEGLELNQWGYIITDEATGKTSKKGVWAGGDIVTGSATVILAMGAGRQAANSMHDYLTWGW